From Toxorhynchites rutilus septentrionalis strain SRP chromosome 2, ASM2978413v1, whole genome shotgun sequence, a single genomic window includes:
- the LOC129770763 gene encoding pickpocket protein 11 has protein sequence MGDTSLANIDMLDIAWNVRYIGFLPSSNFQPVITEMGMCFTSSNLSYLQNASNTINYNERTWPDSCFSFDLCKSSVIVSAYGIVKIYLYVHEEDDIMTATDTISSEMKGTELVEVTLWVDQIVASNNLRYLTPARRKCIYEHETSSIFKIHTANLCKVDCRVRRALIACGCIPFLYNIQNHKKCDASGMVCLSEKLNDWYYASCPCMSLCESTKFTQRSVKVMLNNQLSVEMFFPKRRIKRSVLFSLSDLIVSFGGAAALFLGCSFLSGVEFVYFFLEHVCGFFRQFLAKGNKRNPCKIPG, from the exons ATGGGAGATACAAGTTTGGCTAACATCGATATGCTAGATATAGCTTGGAACGTTAGATATATAGGTTTTCTACCGTCGAGTAATTTTCAGCCGGTTATCACCGAAATGGGCATGTGTTTCACCTCTTCAAATTTGTCGTATTTGCAAAATGCTag TAACACAATAAACTATAACGAAAGAACATGGCCAGATAGTTGCTTTTCATTCGATCTTTGTAAATCAAGCGTGATAGTCAGTGCCTACGGAATCGTTaaaatatatttg TATGTTCACGAAGAAGACGACATTATGACGGCCACAGATACGATAAGCAGTGAAATGAAAGGTACCGAGCTGGTAGAGGTAACACTTTGGGTAGACCAAATAGTTGCGTCTAACAACTTAAGGTACCTTACTCCGGCCAGACGTAAATGTATCTATGAACACGAGACatcatccatttttaag ATTCATACTGCAAATCTGTGCAAAGTCGATTGCCGAGTGAGAAGAGCGCTCATAGCATGTGGGTGTATTCCTTTTCTCTATAATATTC aaaACCACAAGAAATGCGACGCCTCTGGGATGGTATGTTTGTCGGAAAAGCTCAACGATTGGTACTATGCTAGCTGTCCTTGCATGAGCCTATGCGAGTCAACCAAGTTCACGCAGAGATCTGTCAAAGTGATG CTCAACAATCAACTCTCAGTCGAAATGTTTTTCCCGAAGAGGCGAATCAAAAGAAGTGTTCTTTTCAGTTTGAGCGATCTTATCG TTTCATTTGGAGGCGCCGCTGCTTTATTCCTAGGATGCAGCTTTCTTAGCGGTGTGGAGTTTGTGTACTTCTTTCTGGAGCATGTATGCGGATTCTTCAGGCAGTTTCTCGCGAAGGGAAATAAAAGAAACCCTTGTAAAATTCCTGGGTAA
- the LOC129770762 gene encoding FMRFamide-related neuropeptides isoform X2, whose protein sequence is MKLCLFLVIFVYKCSNYYSCVEYDLADSSQVEKDFTSPFVYDQEKDGDYISNNGLVFEFRRSIKSDNTEIEARRRSALDKNFMRFGRSDPTTQQRAVRANLMRFGRADRGFLRFGKTPNGVPYSLVGANNPKDDSDDSSEETTFTKRTPNSSEETEISESGEQIKPKQLVQFRRESPKNLMRFGKRGEDDDFVRVNRANLMRFGRAGNGSNRNMLRFGRASANMMRFGRAKGNLMRFGRSDPRFLRLVKMDNNFMRFGRSDKSLKPTNNNKTHTSEITADDSEDAVIDSTRLATDKYDTSLTKPSDDDYEVYLREEDILVPVHVSNH, encoded by the coding sequence ATGAAGCTCTGTCTTTTCCTCGTAATTTTCGTATACAAATGCAGCAACTATTACTCCTGTGTCGAATATGACTTGGCGGATTCAAGTCaggtggaaaaggattttacaTCCCCATTCGTTTATGATCAGGAAAAAGATGGCGACTATATCTCCAACAACGGATTAGTGTTTGAATTTCGAAGAAGCATCAAAAGTGACAACACCGAGATAGAAGCGAGAAGACGTAGTGCGTTGGATAAAAATTTCATGCGCTTTGGAAGATCCGACCCAACAACTCAGCAACGCGCAGTGCGAGCAAATCTCATGCGATTTGGGCGGGCGGATCGGGGATTTTTACGATTCGGCAAGACACCAAATGGTGTTCCATATTCGCTAGTTGGCGCCAACAATCCAAAGGATGATTCGGATGATAGCAGTGAGGAAACAACATTCACGAAACGAACACCCAACTCTTCGGAGGAAACCGAAATAAGTGAATCCGGCGAGCAAATTAAACCGAAACAATTAGTACAATTTCGCAGGGAATCTCCTAAAAATCTTATGAGGTTCGGCAAAAGAGGAGAGGATGACGATTTCGTCAGAGTGAATCGTGCTAATCTTATGCGATTTGGTCGGGCGGGAAACGGTTCCAACAGAAATATGCTACGCTTTGGTCGGGCTAGTGCAAATATGATGCGTTTCGGTCGAGCGAAGGGAAATTTAATGCGATTTGGTCGTTCAGATCCTCGATTTTTGAGGCTTGTGAAAATGGATAACAATTTTATGCGATTCGGGCGATCCGACAAATCTTTAAAACCTACGAACAACAACAAAACACACACATCGGAGATAACTGCTGATGACAGTGAAGATGCAGTGATCGATTCCACACGGCTGGCAACAGATAAATATGACACTTCGCTGACGAAACCATCCGACgacgattatgaagtttatctACGTGAAGAGGACATTCTTGTTCCAGTTCACGTTAGCAATCATTAA
- the LOC129770762 gene encoding FMRFamide-related neuropeptides isoform X1: MSLPTSDSTMKLCLFLVIFVYKCSNYYSCVEYDLADSSQVEKDFTSPFVYDQEKDGDYISNNGLVFEFRRSIKSDNTEIEARRRSALDKNFMRFGRSDPTTQQRAVRANLMRFGRADRGFLRFGKTPNGVPYSLVGANNPKDDSDDSSEETTFTKRTPNSSEETEISESGEQIKPKQLVQFRRESPKNLMRFGKRGEDDDFVRVNRANLMRFGRAGNGSNRNMLRFGRASANMMRFGRAKGNLMRFGRSDPRFLRLVKMDNNFMRFGRSDKSLKPTNNNKTHTSEITADDSEDAVIDSTRLATDKYDTSLTKPSDDDYEVYLREEDILVPVHVSNH; the protein is encoded by the coding sequence ATTCCACAATGAAGCTCTGTCTTTTCCTCGTAATTTTCGTATACAAATGCAGCAACTATTACTCCTGTGTCGAATATGACTTGGCGGATTCAAGTCaggtggaaaaggattttacaTCCCCATTCGTTTATGATCAGGAAAAAGATGGCGACTATATCTCCAACAACGGATTAGTGTTTGAATTTCGAAGAAGCATCAAAAGTGACAACACCGAGATAGAAGCGAGAAGACGTAGTGCGTTGGATAAAAATTTCATGCGCTTTGGAAGATCCGACCCAACAACTCAGCAACGCGCAGTGCGAGCAAATCTCATGCGATTTGGGCGGGCGGATCGGGGATTTTTACGATTCGGCAAGACACCAAATGGTGTTCCATATTCGCTAGTTGGCGCCAACAATCCAAAGGATGATTCGGATGATAGCAGTGAGGAAACAACATTCACGAAACGAACACCCAACTCTTCGGAGGAAACCGAAATAAGTGAATCCGGCGAGCAAATTAAACCGAAACAATTAGTACAATTTCGCAGGGAATCTCCTAAAAATCTTATGAGGTTCGGCAAAAGAGGAGAGGATGACGATTTCGTCAGAGTGAATCGTGCTAATCTTATGCGATTTGGTCGGGCGGGAAACGGTTCCAACAGAAATATGCTACGCTTTGGTCGGGCTAGTGCAAATATGATGCGTTTCGGTCGAGCGAAGGGAAATTTAATGCGATTTGGTCGTTCAGATCCTCGATTTTTGAGGCTTGTGAAAATGGATAACAATTTTATGCGATTCGGGCGATCCGACAAATCTTTAAAACCTACGAACAACAACAAAACACACACATCGGAGATAACTGCTGATGACAGTGAAGATGCAGTGATCGATTCCACACGGCTGGCAACAGATAAATATGACACTTCGCTGACGAAACCATCCGACgacgattatgaagtttatctACGTGAAGAGGACATTCTTGTTCCAGTTCACGTTAGCAATCATTAA